In Saccopteryx leptura isolate mSacLep1 chromosome 13, mSacLep1_pri_phased_curated, whole genome shotgun sequence, the DNA window ACAACAATCTGAAGTATCAAAGCAGTGATTTCCTTGGTTTTCTCTCCTTCAAgctttccctctctgcctccatccATCCGTACATCTTGGCTCGGGTTCCCCACACCGTTTAAGTCCCACCTTGTGGAACCCTTAAGACTTCCTTCGCTACCTGCTTTCTCCGTCGCGTTTGGCCCGGCTCAGCCGCCGTGACAGCCCTTTGCGCATGTGCGGAGTAAATCCCGCAAAAGGTCAAGATGGCGGCGGCCGGGGTGGGGGTCCTGGGAGTCCGAATGCTGCAAAGGGCAGCCCGGAACATGGTGCCGCTGGGTGCACGGGCAGGTCTGCGATAACGGGCGAGGCCTCAGTGTGGGGAGGGGATCCCTGAGGGTTGGTGTGTCGGGGGCGAGTGGGTATCGTGGATACCGCGGCGGCCGTGTCCGGGCTGAGGGGACGAGGTGGAGTTGGTATATTCAGAAGAGCCAGTGTAGGGTCTTGCTGGTCCCTGGAAGTCTCGGGCTTTCACTACAGCTTGAAACCCTCGGGGCGGCAGGCGGAACGGGGTGCATTCTGACCTACCCTCGTCTGCCCTGCAGCCTCCCACATTACCAAGGACATGCTCCCTGGGCCCTATCCCAGGTCCCCAGAAGAAAGGGCTGCTGCCGCCAAGAAGTATAATATGCGAGTGGAAGACTACGAGCCGTACCCGGATGATGGCATGGGGTGAGATAGAGAGGGTCTGTTTGCACCAGGGTAGTGATAGGAGAAGGCGACAGCGTTAGGGGGCTCGACTCAGACTCTTTTCCCTGAACCTTCCTATGACCTCTCAGTCGATGGTGTGGGTGCTTTTCTCGGTGGAGGGATGTGGGAGGCGGTGGGTGAGCAGCTGCAACCGAGAGGACTTCAATTTACTCCTTGGCTCGGACTGTTTCCTCAAATGAGGAAGCAAGGTTTTAATAGCTCCCCTGAGGACCTCTGAATAGTACGAACCTTCCTTGGCTCCATCCAGAGCccaaggtttcatttggattgagcATCTCCTGGGCTCAGGTGCTGTCATCTAGGCACGTGACCAGGCTGGAGCTGGACTCCTGTCATTGAGAACCTTATTTGTAGATGGAGTACTCTATATTCGTGTAtatccatcttttaaaaatatatatatcactgcTCTTGGAGCTGTGGAAATCCTAGCAACTGTAAAGCAGATTAAACAGCCAACACTCTTACTGCAGTTGATGTTATACCTCCCCCTCTCGCCCCCATAGCCACCTAACATCTCTGTGTGGTTAATTATCTGAAGTAATTACTAGCACCCTCATTTTCTGTCCTAGCATCACTCTTTCAATTGTGGTTTCAGCAGCTCCTATTTGTCCTATTGTTTTCCAATCCCTTTCTGCGATCTATTATATATCAAGTTGTCATCATTTTCTATGTCTTTCATTGTGTCGTGGACAAGAGCAGCCTTGGTAGCCGCCTGTATAAGTTGACCCTGGATTTGTTGGTAAAAACCTAACTTGGCAAGAAGTCCCATCAGGTGTTTGAGACATGGAGATATATGCCACTCTGGTGGTTGAGGAACACAGTTGCTatgaaaagaataattttcttatctgtactttttggtttttatttcaattaGCTAGGTGACCTTGGGTTCAGACCATAAACTTCAGTTTAATTTTCTGTCTAATGAGGAAATCAGAGTGATTGATAACTAAATGCCCTTCCAGGCCTAACATTATAGCAtcatgtgacttttttctttttgttgaaagAAGGTAAGAAAAGCTTATGATGTTATAATGTTTCAGACTTTgacatgaacttttttttttgtatttttccgaagctggaaaccgggagagacagtcagacagactcccgcatgcgcctgaccgggatccacccagcacgtccaccagggggcaacgctctgtccaccagggggcgatgctctgccaagaccagagccactccagcgcctggggcagaggccaaggagccatccccagcgcccgggccatctttgctccaatggagccttggctgggggaggggaagagagagacagagaggaaggaggggggaggggggagaagcaaatgggcgcttctcctatgtgccctggccgggaatcgaacccgggtcccctgcacgccaggccgacgctctaccgctgagccaaccggccagggcctgacatgaACTTTTAATTACAATTTGGACTTGTTAGTTCTTTGTTTAGGGTCTAGAAATTGAGATCTTGATTTGAAACTCAGGTCCTCTGTCCTTATGTGAGGCAGTTATTTCTGTCAATTAGTTTTTTATCTTAGAGGTGAGGAAACTCTGAATTCTCTGAGATATTGCTCAGAGCCCTTTCCAGAAGTTCTTGTTGTCTCTCAGGTATGGCGACTACCCAAAGCTCCCTGACCGCTCACAGCATGAGAGGGATCCATGGTATGACTGGGACCACCCAGACCTGAGATTAAACTTTGGTGAACCGGTGAGAGAGCCATAATCCATTtaacctttcttccttctccctaaTGTATTCCCAGGGATTCTTTCTTTAGCTCAAATAGCACTTCTCTGTCCGAGTAATGCTAAAGCTTTCTGCTCAGGGAAGCAAAATCCATTGATTGGAGATCTAAGGTTCCATGTGTGGCATGTGGAATGGAACTTCTGGGAATTAACAAGGTCTGTGTTGTGAAAGTTGTGAACTTCCATGATTGGGCTGTCTGTGGTCAGTAGACCCTAGTCATAAACCATCATCTAGTCCTGTGGGCCAGAATATCTCAAACCTGGCTCAGAATATTGCCCAGGGCAGTAGAATGCCTGCGTCAAGCCCTGTATCAGGCTCTGATCACTCTGAACTGCGTGCCCTTTGCAAGAAGTGCAATATGTGACAGTTATTTGCCTTTCTGCCTTAGATTCACTGGGACCTAGATATGTATATCAGGAACCGTGTGGACACATCCCCCACGCCTGTTTCTTGGACTGTCATGTGTAAGCACCTCTTCGGCTTCGTGGCCTTCATGGTGTTCATGTTTTGGGTAGGGGAGACTTATCCCTCCTACCAGCCCGTGGTGAGTATCTGAGAAGTGCTCCCTTAGGCACGTTTACTAAGTCCTCTTTCCTGAAGGAGTGAAATCTCTGGAGTAGGGATCCACCCAATACCAAGCTTGGCTTCCCAGTAAGGCCTATAGAGGGCCTGACACATTGGCCTGGCACAAGTACCAGAGCACTGCTCCATGCCTACATGTTAGATCAGTCTGTGTGAGAAGAAACAGTTTAGGACTCTGTGAAGAATGAGAACTTGGAAGTCATCTAGTCTCTAGAGTTGCCATTTGGGGacttaccaattatatttcaTCAGATCTTTTAAGATGCAGTCATGGAATATGGAGATGAAGccttgctttttggaggtgtgaAGGGTACCTCCTATGGGGTACTGGAAGCAATTAAATGTTTACTATATGCATAGAGAGTTATATTTTGGagaatgtaaaagagaaaaaaatactgtctAGCTGTAAGAAAGTTGAATAAGAAGATTTAGATAAATGACATGAGCAacatttgaacaaatatttaggAATTTGGCATAGTTTTTGTGTGTAATGAATGTTTGTGCTaaggccgtgatggcgaacctttgtataaaaactgcccacttttgcagcgctggtcaacctagtccagggttcgggaacctatggctcaggagccagatgtggctcttttgatggctgcatctggctcgcagacaaatctttaataaaaaaaataataacgtggcctgacctgtggtggcgcagtggataaaagcgtcgacctggaaatgctgaggttgccggttcgaaaccctgggcttgcctggtcaaggcacatatgggagttgatgcttccagctcctccccccttctctctctctgtctctcctctctctctgtctctccctctcctgtctaaaatgaataaaaaagaaaaaagaaaaaaattaaaaaaaatattaaaaaaaataataacgttaaaaatataaaacattctcatgtattacaatccattcatttcctaccactcatgttcatggttgtgggtggctggagccaatcacagctgtcctccgggacaacacccaATTTTTGTTGGATAATGCTTAACTTACACAGGTCGCTGTATGGCTCttacggaattatattttaaaatatgtggtgttcatggctctctcagccaaaaaggatcccgacccctgacctagtccttcccgcccactagtgggtgggagggaccaggttgaccagcattgcaaaagtgagtggtttttatgaaaaggttcgccatcacagtgCTAAGGGAAGCCATGAGGTGCTGTTAAGGAGAAGGGTTAAAGTAgatgccaaatatatatatatatacaccttgGATGTTGGGGAGAAGTTGGATAACATTTGGGgcaagagaaaagagaatgaaggaaggaaaaggagagtgaGTTAGTTGGATGAAATATTTCCTAGATAACTAGCTAGCTACACTGGTTCAACCTGAAGAACTGCTAAAAATTCAGATTCCTGGGCTTGACTTCCTGGAGAGCCTCATTCAGGAGCACCACAGTGGGATTCTAAAATCAGTATTTAACAGTTCCCAGGTAATTCTGATGTCTTGGGAAACCAGATGAAAAAATTTCtgtattaaaaattattgtgAGGTGAGCTGATTAGTTAGGTTGGACACCTTTTCCTGCATTGCTAAGGGCCTTGGACTTGATGGTGCAGGAACACATTAATTCGAGAAATATTTATGAAGCCCCTGCTGTGTACCAAATACAGACCTTGCTAGGGGTTGGGGATACAGCAGTAAGTTGGTCTGCCTCTAGGCAGCTGGGAGCCATGTTGGGTTTTTAAACAGAAGAGTGACGTAATGAAAGCTAGGATTTTAGGGAGATGAATCCGGGAGTAGTCTACAGAATAGATTCTAAGGAAAGGAACTGAAGGCAGGAAGCTGCTGTGTTTGCAGTTGGCTGCTCAGTGCTACCTCTGCAGAGATAATCAATGTCCTGATGGTAGCTGGTATGGCTGTGTGCACTGACATGAGCCTTCCTACCAAGCCCCAGGGGCCCCAGGCTGGAGAGTGCACGTAGGGCTGGTGTGAGCACTAACTTCACTTCAGGAGAGCAAGAAACACAGTGTGGCTCTTCCATTTTTCAGTTCTGTAAGCACATcacccttttctcctccccttgaGCTGTGTTCTCTGACAGCTGTTTGTTGGTAAAGCCAGCAGCCCCTAAAGCACGTCCCAGCCGTGTCTCCTCTGTGCTTTCCCCCACTGCTGCTCCTGCACGCCTCATTTGCTAGGCCACTTTAGTGGTGGAACCATTAGAGGCTGAGTGACTTAAAGGAGATTGAGTCTGTCTCGACCCCGAGAGAGAgtgggatggatggatgcatcGTCTCATTTAGAAAGCTCTCCCTGGtgctctcctcattctctctctctctctctctctctcacgcacgcgcgcgcacacacacacagtataggCACCACTTCTCTTACAATCTAGGCTTTCCCTCTGCCTTGGGCTGAGCAGGGAAGAGGAGTGCTCTTCCTGCCATTCTAGCCCAGCTGGGTCTGACCAGAGGCTACCGTGTACCCATTTACTGTGCGTGACTATTAAACTCAGGTGTTGGCTGGATGCATGTTGTTCTTGTTGACCTCTGTTTTTTTCCTTAGGGGCCAAAGCAGTATCCTTATAATGATCTCTACCTGGAACGAGGCGGTGATCCGTCCAAAGAACCTGAGCCTGTGGTTCACTATGAAATCTGAGGCTTCGTGGGCTCTGTGCCCCCTAACTGACTCCCTCATTCCTAGAGACTTAACCTTAAAGAAATCCCTAATAAAACTTAGTGCTGTGGTATCTGTGCCTCATTTCCCCAGGAATAGCCTCTGCCATGAGGAACCtcatccttccccccaccccgagATTGGAAggatgggagggtgggggggagttAAGCAAAACTTACGTCCTATGTTACCGTCGCCAGGACTGTGAAAGTATCGTAGCTGAGGGTCCATTTGTACACCAGGTGCTAAGGGTAGCTCCTTTTCTCACTTACAGggttgaggaagaaggaagatatGTTCCCGACTTCCTAAGTTGGAACAAGAATTATTTCctataaaaaaactttaataatagTGGTTagctaataaaattatagtttaaCATGTTATAAGTATAGTATAGGATAGATAGATGTTTTTGGACTGGTCAAGGGCTGTGACTGCCTCTGATTTTACTTGTCTTATATGATATAAATAGGTATTTCTTATTCCAAAGCAACTTCTGAATCCTAGCTTCTTAAAAGCTAACATTACTTATATTTATGTATTAGAGGACAGTTTAGTGAGTTATTACTGAACCTTTATGGCATTTGTTGCCTTAATGATTCATCCAAGTTcttatatagcaggggtcggaaacctatggctcgcgagccagatgtggctcttttgatggctgcatctggctgcagacaaatctttaattaaaaaaaaaatagtaacattaaaaatataaaacattttcatgtattacaatccattcatttcctaccactcatgttcatggttgcgggtggctggagccaatcacagctgtcctccgggacaacaccaaatttttattggataatacttaacatacatgggtcgttgtatggctctcatggatttacattttaaaatatgtggccctggccggttggctcagtggtagagcgtcggcctggcgcgcagaggtcctgagttcgatttccggccagggcacacaggagaggtgcccatctgcttctccacccctccccctctcctctgtctctctcttcccctcccgcagcgaggctccattggagcaaagatggcccaggcgctggggatggctccttggcctctgccccaggcgctggagtggctctggtcccgacagagcgaccccccggaggggcagagcatcgcgccccctggtgggcgtgccgggtggatcccggtcaggcgcgggagtctgtctgactgtctatccccgtttccagcttcagaaaaaataaaatatgtggcattcatggctgtctcagccaaaaaggttccccgacccctgttatataaccttagaaagaagaaaaccatGTTTTTGAGAGTCTTATCTGAATGCATCTGGTAAGTGGACcaacttctcttcttccttttgggGACATTTTTTTAGATTACAATTATATTGCCTGAAAACCTGACCCCTAAAACATACATTCAACAGACCTATGGAAGCAAGCAAGTTCATTCAAGTCAGATAAGGTATCCTTTAGTAGTTGTCTAGGCAGTGAAAGACTTATGAGATCAGGGAGTGAGTATATATACCAAAATGCCTCTCAAAATCTCCAATGTCTTTTTGTGTCTTCATTCTCTGTCCTTTAGAGCATTTGGTAACCATTTAGCAAACATCTGTGTGCTTCAGACACTGATAGGCCCTGGGGATATAAAGTTGAACAAGACAAAATAATTGCCTACAATTGAGTTACCTGGACTGGCAGTTAAAAAAACAAGgtgaaaagaatttataatatGTGTGAATTGAGAGAAGAAAGCACCTAAGAAAACCAAACCATGTCTTGCTTGAAACTGACCTTATGCCTTTGGTTCAGATTTATTTCAGAGTACCTCATCATTCCCTAATGTGAAGTATTTCCTGATGTTCAGTTGTCAGCCTGCTTCCTTTTCCTCAGATCTCATCCACGATTGTgctaagaaattaaatatttagtgAGTGCTTAGTACATAGAGTGGGCAGGCACAAACCATGccctaaattgtcttctgtcctGACATGAAAGGAAATCTAGAGTTGTGTCACAATTACTTGGGGCTGTCATAACTCACCATCTTTGGAGGATATCAGGCAGGAGTACAGTGGACTTGATGCATTAAATAGATGTTTTAGGTCTAAGATCTTCAGCTGCCTACAggatattttatttggaaatgccATAATTAACAAATACATATGATCTTTTCACCTCCAACTCCTTTATCAGTCACAAGAGCCTGTCCAATTTCCCTTTACAAACATTGTCACTATTAATCCAGGTTCTCATCACCTGGTACCTAGGTTGTTCTAATCTCTTAACTgagtccctgcctccagccctctcttctctccctcggTGGATCCATATTACTAGTCTCAAAATACAATTTATATCTTATTGCTTCCCTACCCATGATTTTCAATAACTCTTAATTATCTGAGTTAAGTCAGTATTTCACAGTCTGTAGCCTCTTTTATTCAAGATACAGGAAAGGTCAGCGATTAGCCCGTTGGGCCCCTTCTTCCTTGCTGAGACATTGCCTGTCTTGCAGCTCCAAGGTATAACACCTGTCTCATGTTTTTGAGACCTTCCAGGAAGCTCCTCTCTGGTCTACAGTACCTTGCCCTCCGCACACCTATAGCCCTTAATTAGTTAAACCAATAGTTTTGGGCGCCAGTAGTTTCGGGGCTGCAATGTGCCACAGCTATTTATGGCCTCGATTGCTGAGTTTTTACCTTTTCAATTAGGGTTCTAGTGAGAGCTCCTGGAGCTAGGGCCAGTTGTTCTCCGCTTCAATAAGGAGATAATGAATTGATATTTTCCCTTTTCAGAGGCTGGTTTCATAGCCTAACACAAATTGATAAACCAGAATATACTGGCAGCAGAATCTGACCTTCTGCGGCAGAACTGTGCAATCATAGGCCAGGTGAGAGAGGCACATTAAAAGCTATAGTCCTCTTACATATATCTTCGTGGGTCGGCCGGGCCCGGTTCTCCGCTCCCAGCTTCGCGGCGCGTGTGGGCTGCGAGGCCCTGCGGGCCAGGACTACTTTTGGTCCTCTACAGCCGCCGTCCATAGCGCCCAGCAAGAGCGGCCCCGGGTCGCCGCGGCTGACCCTTGACCTGGGCTCTGCTGGCAGGTTGGTTTTCCTCGCAGTCTGGAACCCAAGAGAGCAGAGACCGAGCTGGGCACTGGGACCGCCGCTCCTGCCTCGGGGGGACCGCGCGCTCTGCGGAGACCCCGGGCCGCCCCGGCTCCGGCCGTGCGCCTCCCGCGCTGCGCCCTCGCTCGCATCAGGCCCGGTGCGCTCCACCTGCCGCCCCCGGGCCGCCTTTGGCGCTGCCCTCGCGCCTTGCTTTCTGTCCTGGGCCCTGACCTGGCCAGGCCCTGGGGCCCGCCCCGAGTCTCTGCGCACCGCGCTGCGGGGCAGGCGGAGAGAAACTCTGCTGACCGCCCCCCACTGGCCTGGGCTGCCCAGGGTATGCGGCGCCCTCCATCTCTGCAAAAGTCTGTTCAGCTCTTGGTTGAAGGGTCATAGCCCTCCCACCGGCAACGCCCCGTCCCTCAGCCAGCGGGGGCCTTTTGTTTTGTGAACAGCTGTCTCTGAACAAATAGATTAAAAGCCCATTGTCCCAATTCCTAAACTGTTAGGATTTAAACTCTTCAAGGAATTTAGTTTAGTTTAGACTTCAAAGCAATGGGCCCTGAAGACTCATAAGGGTTCACACCTTGACCTAcccagttttcttctttgtaaagtTGGGATAATAGTATGTACTTGCCGTGTAGAACCATAGTGAGAATTAAAAAGGTtgtcaagtgtacagttctaatAGTAACTCCTACTTTTGTTAAGGGATCTTTTCCCAGAAACGTGAAAATGGTTTTGACCAGCAGGTGGCACTGGTAACTGTATGGTGAACGTGTCAGAAGATTTCTGATGTAGCATCAAGTGTTCAGAGGCCTCCTGGAAATCTTGGCTAAATAGTTGGTCTTAAACTTTCTTCAAGCTGTAAAGTACATTAGAGATTAAGTGATACTACTTTCTGTTTTGTAAGTTGAGAGTAACCGGACCGTGGTTTGCTTAAAGCAGGTTGCAGTGGGTCCCACtgttactttttacttttattttttacttttctgccgCTTTGTGAGCTCATTGGAATGGTACCATGAATGTGCGTTAAAACTGAATTGGAAGCCACAGAGTTAAAATGGATGTTTTCGTTCCggtgcttactatgtgtcagacgTTCTGGTTATAACATGAGCAAAGCAGGCGCAGTGCTAACTCTCATGGAGTTTACTTTGTGGATAAGACCACCaatgtaaatgtaaataattaaatattataaattgctaagaaaaaaaaattgaggctctTTTTGATTGGGTAGCTCTTTAAGGAGATGAGAAGCTGAACCCAGAAAGATGTGATGAGGAGCCAGACATGCAAAGGATGAAAGGAAGAACATTCAAAACATAAGGAAGAGCGTTTGCAGAAGCTGTGAGGTGGAAAAAAGCCAGGAAATGCTCAAAAGCGAGTGCAGCTGGAACACAATGAATAAGTGGGGAAGTAGCAGAGATGAAGTGGAAGTGGTGGGCTGGAGCCTTTGAGCAGGGCCATAATGAGgggtttgaattttattctgaatGTGCTAGAAGCCACTGAAAGATTTTAAGCATGGAATGCGAAAAttctgttttggttttaaaaGTTCACTCCTGCTGTGTAGCAAATGAATTGTGTGATGGAATGAGTAGCGAGGAGATGTCAAATTGGAAGATTATTTAAGTGATCCAGGTGAGAGATGATGGCATCTTTAAATagaagggtggtggtggagatggagGAAAGGCGACAGATTAAGATACATTTTGGGAGGTAAAATCTGGAAGACTTAATGATGGGTTAGAAGGGAATGAAGGAAAAGCGAGGAAATCAAGGGTGATTTTCAGGTTTCTGGGTTGAGCAATTGGGTGGAGAGTGGAACCACTTACAGAGATGAAGAATACTGGAGAAGAGACTTTGGGGGAGAAGATGTGAGATAGagaattccattttattatttattttttctttattcatttttagagaggagagagagagagagagacagagagagagaaggggggtggagctggaagcatcaactcccatatgtgccttgaccaggcaagcccagggttttgaaccggtgacctcagcgttccaggtcgacgctttatccactgctccaccacaggtcaggccgagggaATTCCATTTTAGATAAACTTAGATACCTGCTATATCCAAGTGGAAATATTTGTTTATCAGTTGTATATAAAAACTTGGAGCTCAGAGGGGGGGATTTGTATTGGTGATATAAATTTGAGAgtcatcgccctggccggttggctcagtggtagagtgtcggcctggcgtgaggaagtcccgggttcgattcctggc includes these proteins:
- the NDUFB8 gene encoding NADH dehydrogenase [ubiquinone] 1 beta subcomplex subunit 8, mitochondrial is translated as MAAAGVGVLGVRMLQRAARNMVPLGARAASHITKDMLPGPYPRSPEERAAAAKKYNMRVEDYEPYPDDGMGYGDYPKLPDRSQHERDPWYDWDHPDLRLNFGEPIHWDLDMYIRNRVDTSPTPVSWTVMCKHLFGFVAFMVFMFWVGETYPSYQPVGPKQYPYNDLYLERGGDPSKEPEPVVHYEI